Proteins from a genomic interval of Pseudomonas versuta:
- a CDS encoding methionine ABC transporter permease has translation MESLLSFFANIDWFEIWLATGDTMMMLGGSLLFTILLGLPLGVLLFLCSPRQLFEQKAVYALLSLVVNILRSLPFIILLIVMIPFTVLITGTSLGVAGAIPPLVVGATPFFARLVETALREVDRGIIEATQAMGASTRQIITSALLPEARPGIFAAITVTSITLVSYTAMAGVVGAGGLGDLAIRFGYQRFQTDVMIVTVVLLLILVQILQTVGDRLVVHFSRK, from the coding sequence ATGGAATCCCTACTGAGTTTCTTTGCCAACATCGACTGGTTCGAAATCTGGCTGGCAACCGGCGACACCATGATGATGCTCGGCGGTTCGCTGCTGTTCACCATCCTTCTGGGCCTGCCGCTGGGCGTATTGCTGTTCCTGTGCAGTCCGCGCCAACTGTTCGAGCAAAAGGCGGTGTACGCCCTGTTGTCGCTGGTGGTGAATATTTTACGTTCGCTGCCATTTATCATTTTGCTGATTGTGATGATCCCGTTCACCGTTCTGATTACCGGAACATCGCTGGGCGTAGCAGGCGCCATTCCGCCTTTGGTGGTCGGCGCCACGCCGTTCTTCGCCCGTCTGGTCGAGACCGCACTGCGTGAAGTGGATCGCGGCATCATCGAAGCCACTCAGGCAATGGGTGCCAGCACGCGTCAGATCATTACCAGTGCCTTGTTGCCTGAAGCGCGCCCCGGCATTTTTGCTGCGATTACCGTCACCTCCATTACGCTGGTGTCCTACACCGCGATGGCGGGCGTGGTCGGCGCAGGCGGCCTGGGCGATCTGGCGATTCGTTTCGGCTACCAGCGCTTCCAGACTGACGTGATGATTGTCACCGTGGTGCTGTTGCTGATCCTGGTGCAAATTCTGCAAACCGTTGGTGATCGGCTAGTGGTGCACTTTTCGCGCAAGTAA
- a CDS encoding methionine ABC transporter ATP-binding protein has translation MIEFHNVHKTYRVSGKDIPALHSTSLRVESGQVFGLIGHSGAGKSTLLRLINRLETPSGGQIIVDNEDVTAMDANGLRRFRQQVGMIFQHFNLLASKTVADNVAMPLTLAGELSRKDIDLRVAELLERVGLSDHARKYPAQLSGGQKQRVGIARALATKPKVLLCDEATSALDPQTTASVLQLLAEINRELKLTIVLITHEMDVIRRVCDHVAVMDAGVIVEQGPVAQVFLHPKHPTTKRFVQEDEQIDESEQRDDFAHVPGRIVRLTFQGEATYAPLLGTIARETGVDYSILAGRIDRIKDTPYGQLTLAITGGDMDAAFARFTAADVHMEVLR, from the coding sequence GTGATTGAGTTCCATAACGTTCATAAAACCTACCGGGTCTCCGGTAAGGACATCCCCGCGTTGCACTCCACCAGTTTGCGTGTCGAGAGCGGCCAGGTTTTCGGCCTGATTGGCCACTCCGGCGCGGGCAAAAGTACATTGCTGCGCCTGATCAACCGCCTCGAAACCCCGAGTGGCGGCCAGATCATTGTCGACAACGAGGACGTGACGGCCATGGATGCCAACGGCCTGCGACGCTTTCGCCAGCAAGTCGGCATGATCTTCCAGCACTTCAACCTGCTGGCGTCCAAAACTGTCGCCGATAACGTCGCGATGCCGCTGACGCTGGCCGGTGAACTGTCGCGCAAAGACATCGACCTGCGTGTCGCCGAGTTGCTGGAGCGGGTAGGCCTGTCCGACCACGCCAGAAAATACCCGGCGCAGCTGTCAGGCGGCCAGAAACAGCGCGTAGGCATAGCCCGCGCATTGGCCACCAAACCTAAAGTGCTGCTGTGCGACGAAGCCACCAGTGCCCTGGACCCGCAAACTACGGCCTCGGTCTTGCAGTTGCTGGCTGAAATCAACCGCGAACTGAAACTGACCATCGTGCTGATCACCCACGAGATGGATGTCATCCGTCGCGTGTGCGACCACGTAGCAGTGATGGACGCAGGCGTGATCGTCGAGCAAGGCCCGGTTGCGCAAGTGTTCCTGCACCCCAAGCACCCGACCACCAAGCGTTTTGTCCAGGAAGACGAGCAGATCGACGAAAGCGAACAGCGCGACGATTTTGCCCATGTCCCTGGCCGTATCGTACGTCTGACCTTCCAGGGCGAAGCCACCTACGCACCGTTGCTGGGCACTATCGCGCGCGAGACGGGGGTGGACTACAGCATCCTGGCCGGTCGCATCGACCGCATCAAAGACACCCCCTACGGGCAGTTGACCCTGGCCATCACCGGAGGCGACATGGACGCAGCTTTCGCACGTTTCACTGCGGCTGACGTTCATATGGAGGTGCTGCGCTAA